A window of Raphanus sativus cultivar WK10039 unplaced genomic scaffold, ASM80110v3 Scaffold3935, whole genome shotgun sequence genomic DNA:
atcttgtctGCTTAAGAATCTCTGCAGATCATATGGTTTGGTTTAATCCTTTCCTCAGATTTAATATTTGTTCAGGTCTATTCACTGGTTGCTTTGTTGCTCTTCTTGCTGGCTACATCATTGTGGCTCATCTGACTGGTATGTACAAAAGACACACCGAGAACACTTTCTACATGGAAACTGCATATCCTGTACTAAGGCGAGTGGTCTAATTAAAATCTTAATTCATAGTGACTATGGTAATCTATAAATAGAAAGCTAATGCCAATTTGGTATTGTTCTTGTTCTGCAGCATGTTTGGACTCTTATTTCTGCACTTATTCTTATACGGTTGCAACATATTTATGTGGCGAAAAGCGAGGATAAACTATAGTTTCATCTTCGAACTTGGGTCCAAAAATGAGCTCAAGTTTAGAGATGTTTTCTTGATATGTACAGCTTCAATGTCTGTGATAGCCGGCGTCATGTTTGTTCATCTCTTGCTTCTTGCAAAAGGTTACTCATTTGGACAAGTTCAAGCGATCCCTGGCCTTCTATTACTGGTAATTAACAAACACTAGCCACTCTTCCTCATGTGTGCGTTTTTATGTAAATTTGTAATCtaatatgttttgtgattttcGTGGTTTTGTAGGTCTTCTTCTTAATACTGATTTGTCCCTTGAACATTTTCTACAAATCAAGCCGTTACCGGTTTATATCAGTCACCAGAAACATTGTATTTTCACCTCTTTACAAAGTCGTGATGCTCGATTTCTTTATGGCTGATCAACTTTGCAGCCAGGTAAAATTTCCATGGACCAAAACTGAGCTAAGAATCTGATCTTTTCCGTAAACccttatcaaaatataaatggGTTAACTCTTATCTCTCAGGTACCTATGCTAAGGAACCTGGAATACATAGTCTGCTACTATATAACCGGTAGCTACACAACACAGGACTATGGATATTGTATGAGAGTCGAGTACTACAGAGATCTTGCCTATGCAGTTTCCTTCCTCCCATACTACTGGAGAGCAATGcaggtaaaaattaaattaaacatcctTGCTTCTTCCCCAAGTTTCTATTTCTTCTGTCCCAAGTATGGATTTCCACTTTATAAAAAGTACTGAAAAAGTGTCTGCCACACAGTGTGCAAGGAGGTGGTTTGACGAAGGCGAGACAAGCCACTTAGTGAACCTAGGGAAGTATGTATCAGCGATGTTAGCGGCTGGAACCAAATTGGCTTACGAGAAAGAGAGGAGCATTGGTTGGCTCTGCCTTGTGGTGGCTATGTCAAGTATAGCCACCGTTTACCAATTGTATTGGGACTTTGTAAAGGATTGGGGTTTATTCCAACATAATTCCAACAACCCTTGGCTTAGGAACCAACTCATGCTTCGCCAAAAATCTATTTACTACTTCTCTATGgtacaaaatcaaaatcttttACCACCCAAAATGACACATGAATCtagttgaaatattttgaatttcctctgttttttctcatattttctgatttctttttttttaaggtttTAAATCTTGTTCTAAGGCTGGCATGGCTACAAACAGTTGTGCACTCAAGTTTTGAGCATGTGGATTATAGAGTGACAGGATTGTTCTTGGCTGCTCTTGAAGTCATCAGGAGAGGACACTGGAACTTTTACCGGTAAAACTTATCTTCTTGGTTATTTAGATTCAGGACATATATGTGTATACTTATGCTTGTAAAACAAACCGATTGTTGCAGATTGGAGAATGAGCATCTAAATAATGCGGGGAAGTTTCGAGCTGTAAAGACAGTGCCACTTCCTTTCAGAGAAGTTGATGAAGAGGACTGATATAATGGAGTCAATAACCATTAATTACTATTAGCTTTGTCAGAGATTTGAAAGAACAAGAGAAGAAAGAATGTTCTTTCTTGATCAACCATATTTTGTGATCTGATCAAAGAGTCTATTTATCATTGTCCTTATTTTTACAACATCTCGCCGGAACTCCTAACCAATTTCTAGTGATAACTTTTGATTCTCATAATTTTCTATAATCAATCATCAACAACGACGGTTAGAGAAACCCTAATCTATAAATGCGCCCATTATCAGTAGTGGCAAATTAATAACCAAAGGCTTGAAGAGTAGTTTTGCACATTTATGCAAGGgaattttttaaacttataaATTCATAAgcaagaaaattaaaagaaaatctgAAACTACTGAAGTTTAAAACAAGATAACGTAAAAGAGAAaaacacttttattttattatag
This region includes:
- the LOC130507037 gene encoding phosphate transporter PHO1 homolog 1-like, with product ISYFIKEDLINQSSSKKRGPDGVNKLRISKKTLNHAEKMIKGALTELYKGLNYLKTYRNLNMLAFMKILKKFDKVTGKQILPIYLKVVENSYFNSSDKVINLSDEVEELFIKNFAGENRRKAMKYLKPHHRKESHSVTFFIGLFTGCFVALLAGYIIVAHLTGMYKRHTENTFYMETAYPVLSMFGLLFLHLFLYGCNIFMWRKARINYSFIFELGSKNELKFRDVFLICTASMSVIAGVMFVHLLLLAKGYSFGQVQAIPGLLLLVFFLILICPLNIFYKSSRYRFISVTRNIVFSPLYKVVMLDFFMADQLCSQVPMLRNLEYIVCYYITGSYTTQDYGYCMRVEYYRDLAYAVSFLPYYWRAMQCARRWFDEGETSHLVNLGKYVSAMLAAGTKLAYEKERSIGWLCLVVAMSSIATVYQLYWDFVKDWGLFQHNSNNPWLRNQLMLRQKSIYYFSMVLNLVLRLAWLQTVVHSSFEHVDYRVTGLFLAALEVIRRGHWNFYRLENEHLNNAGKFRAVKTVPLPFREVDEED